The Solea solea chromosome 19, fSolSol10.1, whole genome shotgun sequence genome has a window encoding:
- the LOC131445891 gene encoding uncharacterized protein LOC131445891, whose amino-acid sequence MAPFWINLEKHTLILGISEVLDDRYAADLPVTRRILKLSVTNKMMGPLSRTSLLSLKDSILSLYHNLCTGSKEYPIIPYAGVSHTAQRSSFVIEEDVESITLSAIFTPVIPRWLQQGWLRVERRNRVQHLVVDGKPVTRVISPVFLSDGSERRNLWRVSDYGANGHMIVSVLCKFTAKSANYAEARRTRSHREMRTMMQTQDQR is encoded by the exons ATGGCTCCTTTTTGGATTAACCTGGAGAAACACACGCTGATCCTCGGCATCTCCGAAGTGCTGGATGACCGTTATG ctgcTGATTTACCTGTGACGAGAAGAATCCTGAAACTCTCCGTCACCAACAAAATGATGGGTCCTCTGAGTCGCACTAGCCTCCTCTCCTTGAAAGACTCCATCCTGAGCCTGTATCACAACCTCTGCACAGGCTCCAAGGAATACCCCATTATTCCTTATGCTGGAGTTTCCCACACAGCTCAGAGGAGCTCTTTTGTCATAGAGGAGGACGTGGAGAGCATTACACTGTCCGCCATCTTCACTCCAGTCATTCCTAGGTGGTTGCAGCAGGGATGGCTGAGGGTGGAACGCAGGAACCGTGTCCAACACCTGGTGGTGGACGGGAAGCCTGTGACCAGAGTCATCTCTCCCGTCTTCCTCTCTGACGGCTCTGAGAGGAGAAACCTCTGGAGAGTGAGTGACTACGGTGCAAACGGACACATGATCGTGTCCGTTCTGTGCAAGTTTACAGCAAAGTCTGCAAACTACGCAGAGGCTCGGAGGACGAGGTCACATCGTGAG aTGAGAACAATGATGCAGACTCAGGATCAGAGATGA